In Toxotes jaculatrix isolate fToxJac2 chromosome 12, fToxJac2.pri, whole genome shotgun sequence, the following are encoded in one genomic region:
- the atg101 gene encoding autophagy-related protein 101 codes for MNCRSEVLEVTVEARQVEEAMLSLLHTILLHRSTGKFHYKKEGTYSIGTVGTLDIDCDFIDFTFVRVSSEELDRVIRKAVSEFKDALNNSGSDGMGQISLEFYQKKKSRWPFSDECIPWEVWSIKVNVVNLANEQERQICREKVGEKLGEKVINVVEVINRHEYLPKMPTQSEVDNVFDTSLKDVQPYLYKITYQITDSLGTSVSTTMRRLIKDTLAL; via the exons ATGAACTGCCGCTCGGAAGTTCTTGAGGTAACAGTGGAGGCGAGACAGGTGGAAGAAGCTATGCTGTCTTTGCTGCACACCATTTTACTGCACCGCAGCACCGGGAAATTTCACTACAAAAAGGAGGGCACCTACTCCATCGGTACAGTGGGCACACTCGACATCGACTGCGACTTCATAGATTTCACCTTTGTCAGGGTGTCCTCAGAGGAGCTGGACAGGGTGATCAGGAAAGCGGTGTCTGAATTCAAG GATGCTTTGAACAATTCTGGCAGCGATGGCATGGGACAAATCTCTCTGGAGTTCTACCAGAAGAAGAAGTCTCGTTGGCCTTTTTCTGACGAGTGTATTCCCTGGGAGGTGTGGAGCATCAAGGTCAACGTGGTCAACCTTGCCAATGAGCAGGAGAGACAGATCTGCAGGGAGAAAGTCGGTGAGAAGCTGGGTGAGAAGGTGATCAACGTTGTTGAGGTCATAAATCGCCACGAATACTTACCAAAGATGCCCACCCAGTCTGAAGTGGACAATGTTTTTGACACCAGTCTCAAAGATGTCCAGCCATACCTTTACAAAATCACATACCAGATCACTGACTCTCTGGGCACCTCTGTAAGCACCACCATGAGAAGGCTGATTAAAGACACCCTGGCCCTGTGA
- the zbtb21 gene encoding zinc finger and BTB domain-containing protein 21: MESLVHYSNPSHALSVLAVLNEQRLRGQMCDVVLVVGDQRYQAHKSVLAASSEYFQSLFTRMDTESLKVVNLDFCEPDAFEIVLNYLYSSSLFVDKGSLAAIQELGYSLGIPFLTNIVSARPHVSYCVSRKRLSFSEEDENDVQTRSVIVCRVRNDATHSTRSNYPRKTSERLSSPHSTRESAQPPSEHNSHESARNSESISRKSSEQREAAERKSIYPYTSILKGNSSHITSVRPQLTSSVSFSDAEMQHVRLQSGTDQDTKEESEDQEQHYHTKVPFQGQASEPSQAIDRSGPLIKSLLRRSLSMDSPVPVFSPTLELKELQNREQSVVKMASKTPGPETSAQNGNSKKSSPLVLRPKYPSGHDEETQVESEVSVKAEPSSPLADPMDIIRITVGDTLPVSLKDLQTNYDQGSRLDFSPLGKRKDRPDNRRYPFKKSKLFKEHTLSLDENMSETAPQGACGDSNENSGELSQNRIFKCWNCLKVFRSSAGLHRHVNMYHNPEKPYACDICHKRFHTNFKVWTHCQTQHGVVQNPASSSSSSVLDEKFQKKLIDIVREREIKKALLWKLKRNKQGLQSPVLTKKRSRPSFICPYCGKVFVFQSQYRQHLRTHPAEKADQDTASESILYQEQDEIIQQKNTDTGVYSCRLCNMKLSSPFEQGDHERGCRHATVCPYCGLRFSSPTVKRDHEAHCKYKKLTCLECMRTFKSSFSIWRHQVEVHNHNMMTVKDQIHLRQQENDKEASEMLREEHYSNEPLPTGSSRENISYSDSSGPPMYDSEDSSSYVPEDLSMGHHGKLVVKEEPLEEAVSEMENTETAKTGSEEPGVWPCEKCGNLFSSRKDLERHQELLCHIKPFICHICNKAFRTNFRLWSHFQSHMSTANEPGAKEIDRHPSPLSPSPPMTPQNPERRSPQATVLKSTQTAPVAATMTEESSSPEPCSSSVSKMKRPELERQPSSHSPLSRSNSMENPGGAQESDTLFYHAPSLSALTFKRQYMCKLCHRTFKTAFSLWSHEQSHSHV; the protein is encoded by the coding sequence ATGGAGAGCCTAGTGCATTACAGTAACCCCTCCCATGCCCTCTCAGTGTTAGCGGTTCTCAATGAGCAGCGCCTGCGGGGTCAGATGTGTGATGTGGTCCTGGTTGTGGGGGACCAGAGGTACCAGGCTCATAAGAGTGTTCTGGCTGCCAGCAGTGAGTATTTCCAGTCCCTCTTCACACGGATGGACACAGAGTCACTGAAAGTTGTGAACCTGGACTTCTGTGAGCCTGATGCCTTTGAGATAGTTCTGAATTACCTTTACTCCTCCTCACTCTTTGTGGACAAAGGCAGCCTGGCAGCCATTCAAGAGCTCGGCTACAGCCTTGGAATCCCTTTCCTCACCAACATCGTGTCAGCACGGCCTCATGTGTCCTACTGTGTGTCTAGAAAAAGGCTTTCCTTctcagaggaggatgagaatgATGTCCAGACAAGGAGCGTCATTGTGTGTCGGGTCCGAAATGACGCGACCCATTCCACTCGCTCAAATTATCCgagaaaaacatcagagagacTGTCATCTCCCCACTCTACTCGAGAGTCAGCACAGCCACCTTCGGAACACAACTCACACGAATCAGCCAGGAACTCTGAATCCATCAGCAGGAAATCATCCGAACAAAGAGAAGCTGCTGAGAGGAAATCCATCTATCCATACACCTCCATATTAAAAGGGAAttcatcacacatcacatctgTCAGGCCTCAGCTGACATCATCAGTGTCCTTCAGCGATGCTGAGATGCAGCACGTCAGGCTGCAGTCTGGCACAGACCAGGACACTAAAGAGGAGAGTGAGGACCAGGAGCAGCACTATCACACCAAAGTGCCCTTTCAGGGTCAGGCCAGTGAGCCAAGCCAGGCCATTGACAGGAGCGGGCCGCTCATAAAAAGCCTACTCCGAAGGTCGCTATCCATGGACAGCCCCGTTCCAGTCTTCTCACCCACactggagctgaaggagctgcaaaATCGGGAACAGTCAGTTGTTAAAATGGCATCAAAAACACCTGGACCAGAAACGTCTGCTCAAAATGGAAATTCCAAAAAATCATCTCCTCTGGTCCTCAGGCCAAAGTACCCCAGCGGGCATGATGAAGAAACTCAGGTAGAAAGCGAGGTCAGTGTGAAAGCTGAGCCGAGCAGTCCACTCGCTGACCCCATGGACATCATTCGAATCACAGTGGGAGATACTTTGCCTGTCAGTCTTAAAGACTTGCAAACAAATTATGACCAAGGTTCCAGGCTGGACTTCAGTCCTCTGGGGAAAAGAAAGGACAGGCCAGACAACAGAAGGTATCCATTCAAGAAGAGCAAATTATTTAAAGAACATACCCTCTCACTAGATGAGAACATGTCAGAAACAGCACCTCAGGGTGCCTGCGGTGACTCTAATGAGAACAGCGGGGAGCTGTCTCAGAACAGGATTTTCAAATGCTGGAACTGTTTAAAAGTTTTCAGGTCCAGTGCTGGGCTACATCGTCATGTAAATATGTATCACAACCCCGAAAAGCCGTATGCTTGCGACATCTGCCACAAGCGCTTCCATACCAACTTCAAAGTGTGGACACACTGCCAGACTCAGCATGGTGTAGTACAAAACCCGGCCtcatcctccagctcctctgtaCTGGATGAAAAATTTCAAAAGAAGTTAATAGATATtgtgcgagagagagaaataaagaaagctTTGCTATGGAAGCTAAAGAGGAACAAGCAGGGCTTACAGTCTCCTGTGCTTACCAAGAAGAGATCGAGGCCCAGCTTCATATGTCCTTATTGTGGGAAAGTATTTGTGTTCCAGTCTCAGTACAGACAACATTTAAGGACACATCCTGCAGAAAAAGCTGACCAGGACACAGCAAGTGAGAGCATCCTCTACCAGGAACAGGATGAGATCATTCAACAGAAGAACACCGACACTGGTGTTTACTCCTGTAGACTCTGTAACATGAAGCTGTCGTCACCCTTTGAGCAGGGCGATCACGAGAGGGGCTGTCGACATGCGACTGTTTGCCCCTACTGTGGCCTCAGATTCTCAAGCCCAACCGTCAAGAGGGACCACGAGGCACACTGTAAGTACAAGAAACTGACATGCCTGGAGTGTATGCGGACCTTCAAATCCTCCTTCAGCATATGGCGCCACCAGGTGGAGGTCCACAACCACAACATGATGACTGTTAAAGACCAGATTCACCTGAGGCAACAAGAGAACGATAAAGAAGCGTCTGAAATGCTTAGAGAGGAGCATTACAGTAATGAGCCTCTACCCACCGGGAGCTCAAGAGAGAACATCAGCTACAGTGACTCCTCAGGTCCACCCATGTACGATTCAGAGGACTCCTCATCCTATGTGCCTGAGGACCTGAGCATGGGTCACCACGGCAAGCTCGTAGTGAAGGAAGAGCCTTTAGAGGAGGCTGTGAGTGagatggaaaacacagagaccGCCAAAACTGGGTCTGAGGAACCCGGTGTGTGGCCATGCGAGAAATGTGGAAATCTTTTCAGCTCTCGCAAAGACCTGGAACGACACCAGGAGCTGCTGTGCCACATCAAACCGTTCATCTGTCACATCTGCAACAAAGCCTTCAGGACCAACTTCCGCCTTTGGAGCCACTTCCAGTCCCACATGTCAACCGCTAACGAACCTGGAGCCAAAGAGATCGACAGACACCCGtcacctctgtctccctcccctcccatgACTCCTCAAAACCCTGAACGTCGCTCCCCACAGGCCACCGTTCTCAAATCCACCCAGACGGCCCCAGTTGCTGCAACCATGACTGAGGAGTCCAGTAGCCCAGAGCCCTGCAGCTCATCAGTGAGCAAGATGAAGAGGCCCGAGCTAGAACGGCAACCCAGCAGCCACAGCCCTCTGTCAAGGTCAAACAGCATGGAGAACCCAGGTGGTGCTCAGGAATCGGACACACTCTTTTACCATGCACCGTCTCTCTCTGCGCTGACGTTTAAGAGGCAGTACATGTGTAAACTCTGTCACAGGACCTTCAAGACAGCCTTTAGTCTCTGGAGCCATGAGCAGAGTCACAGCCACGTGTAA
- the umodl1 gene encoding uromodulin-like 1, translating to MVQQGEEKDRATEDLVFEYTLNRNSLSASGYHLCIRNETRMVSLLVMHKVPYTVTKPCGDWLLWKTCTVTHYRMIPETEYRSVTEQVTKCCDGYVPVGRYCALPVNRSGDFIAKPGSCPTADGLHPGSEDCEWDIDCPGCQKCCQGMGRSLCSHPASSANFSENGGYRLNATVTVKTDYEHLMSKDKGLRNHTRLIQAMVTGALQSDDISVYYLSSWPVHPYRTATSLLIDCNFTLSLYNVTSKLHLLLKHIQEVSAVTVEDVDECAESVLRRCSLQADCNNTVGSYHCTCRQGYIDVDPSNPGAHCTADVRVWNTTESSLTYPPPINATYTPATNITQVPPGNSTTGIFNSSEISMTTALSNTTSVLYNSSHAPLWASSTPNTSLSSTMEFPLPTSTCSPPNITTLTSSNITGTSFCVYWSSQFQTNQTYRVVVSKGSEVIHLWETSQTMMEVRGLLPGVLYNVTVTPCACGSQGVGLRISVKTAAQILEATARLTNIQFTADLQNKSSQAYKNLTASIIEEIYQSLSPEMKAMVDSGQVRIEISNFSPGSVVVNFTLIFTPTESQEITDVSIALLNSLMNNSKYTVDRNTTSINDFNECVSGENDCSQWATCTNTWASYTCVCLDGFIDNNPERPGRDCQAVGTLETMTPSHTILSTLSTAPFSLMTSTVATAATMEVPLVTTAQATTATTTTTTTAAPTTTTTAPTTTTTATTTTTAPTTTTTAPTTTTTAPTTTTTAPTTTTTAPTTTTTAPTTTTTDPTTTTTAPTTTTTVPTTTTTAPTTTTTAPTTTTTDPTTTTTATTTTTTDPTTTTTAMPSTPTTTATNPSTTTNATALRTATNVSMSGAISVQCRVAAITVIVARDFLQNTKIHENALYLGLLGCGVNGGNASHAELTVAWNECGTQLVHNDTYYTASVTLFNTMDSYTSPSGTVEVPRIRLEVPIMCTYMKSMLISADFGSMGYNMIKDIIMGLGSFQVTVQLMNGTVPLPYNYSLSSEEVVVVEVSLNTSSEQIKVIINKCWATPTPNPADTYSYTFLENSCSLNTYTRVLMNGISNTSRLSVQIFSIVNLDVIYLHCQVHICVQIGSDTCVPDCLQRTSRSSNTIGTAFGTSGPLLRSEEVSLEQEYNTLHIVGLSCLGIGLSLFFIVGFVCLFYYQRNRIGHYNFSPKPKQENFSYLVFNT from the exons ATGGTGCAACaaggggaggagaaagacagagccacagaggatTTGGTCTTTGAGTACACCCTGaaca gGAATAGTCTGTCTGCATCTGGCTACCATCTCTGTATTCGCAATGAGACAAGGATGGTGAGTCTCCTGGTGATGCATAAGGTCCCCTACACTGTGACAAAGCCTTGTGGCGACTGGCTCCTCTGGAAGACATGTACAGTCACGCATTACAGGATGATCCCTGAGACTGAGTACAGGAGCGTGACGGAGCAGGTTACCAAGTGCTGCGATGGCTACGTACCAGTCGGTCGTTACTGTGCCCTGC CTGTAAACAGGAGTGGGGATTTCATTGCCAAACCAGGATCCTGTCCAACTGCAGATGGATTGCATCCCGGTTCTGAGGACTGTGAGTGGGACATAGACTGCCCAGGCTGTCAAAAATGCTGCCAGGGAATGGGTCGCTCTCTCTGCAGTCACCCTGCAA GCTCAGCAAATTTTTCTGAGAATGGAGGATACCGTTTGAATGCAACGGTAACAGTGAAGACAGATTACGAGCATCTGATGTCTAAGGACAAGGGACTTCGGAATCACACGCGATTAATACAAGCTATG GTGACTGGAGCTTTGCAGTCTGATGACATTTCAGTCTATTACCTCAGCTCATGGCCTGTGCATCCATACAGAACAGCCACCTCGCTGCTGATTGACTGCAACTTCACTCTTTCGCTGTACAATGTCACATCAAAGCTGCATCTTCTTCTCAAACACATACAGGAAGTGTCAGCTGTAACTGTGGAAG ATGTTGATGAGTGTGCAGAGTCTGTTCTCCGTCGGTGCTCTCTTCAGGCAGACTGTAACAACACAGTGGGCTCCTACCACTGTACCTGCCGCCAAGGATATATTGATGTTGATCCTAGCAACCCTGGAGCCCATTGTACAG CTGACGTCCGAGTGTGGAACACCACAGAGTCTTCCCTGACCTACCCTCCACCCATAAATGCAACCTACACCCCAGCTACCAACATCACACAGGTCCCTCCAGGCAACAGCACCACTGGGATCTTCAACTCCTCTGAGATCAGCATGACTACAGCTCTGAGTAATACAACCTCTGTCCTTTATAATTCATCACACGCTCCACTGTGGGCCAGTTCTACACCTAATACCAGCCTGAGCTCAACAATGGAGTTTCCTCTGCCGACATCCACGTGCT CTCCTCCCAACATCACCACCTTAACATCGTCTAACATCACTGGAACCTCCTTCTGTGTGTACTGGTCGAGCCAGTTTCAGACAAACCAGACCTATCGGGTTGTTGTAAGCAAGGGATCAGAGGTTATTCACCTTTGGGAAACTAGCCAGACCATGATGGAAGTACGGGGACTGCTGCCTGGGGTGCTCTACAATGTTACTGTCACACCTTGTGCCTGTGGAAGCCAAGGAGTTGGCCTTCGCATTTCGGTCAAGACTG CTGCTCAGATTCTTGAAGCCACTGCTCGACTTACCAACATCCAGTTCACTGCAGACCTTCAGAACAAAAGCAGCCAGGCCTACAAAAACCTCACTGCGAGTATTATAGAGGAG ATCTACCAGTCTCTGTCTCCAGAGATGAAGGCCATGGTGGATTCAGGCCAGGTGAGAATCGAGATCAGCAACTTTTCACCAGGCAGCGTGGTGGTCAACTTCACCCTCATCTTCACCCCCACTGAGAGTCAAGAAATCACTGATGTGTCCATAGCTCTGCTAAATTCCCTGATGAACAACTCCAAATACACTGTGGACAGAAACACCACAAGCATCAATG ATTTCAATGAATGTGTGTCAGGGGAAAATGACTGTTCCCAGTGGGCAACATGTACAAACACCTGGGCCTCTTACACATGTGTTTGCCTGGATGGATTTATAGACAACAACCCAGAAAGACCTGGAAGAGACTGTCAAG CAGTTGGTACCTTGGAGACCATGACACCATCACATACAATACTATCTACACTTAGCACTGCCCCATTCTCTCTAATGACCTCTACAGTAGCAACTGCTGCAACTATGGAAGTCCCACTTGTAACCACTGCTCAAGCTACTACTGCAACCACCACTACAAcaaccactgctgccccaacaaccacaactactgccCCAACAACTACCACTACTGCCACAACTACCActactgccccaacaaccacaactactgccCCAACAACTACCActactgccccaacaaccacaactactgccCCAACAACTACCActactgccccaacaaccacaactactgccCCAACAACTACCACTACTGACCcaacaaccacaactactgccCCAACAACTACCACTACTGTCCCAACAACTACCActactgccccaacaaccacaactactgccCCAACAACTACCACTACTgacccaacaaccaccactactgCCACAACAACTACCACTACTGACCCTACAACAACCACGACTGCAATGCCTTCTACCCCTACAACTACCGCTACCAACCCTTCTACCACAACCAATGCTACTGCCCTGAGAACTGCCACCAATGTCTCTATGTCAGGGGCCATCTCAGTCCAGTGCAGGGTTGCTGCCATCACTGTGATAGTTGCCAGGGATTTTCTTCAGAACACCAAAATCCATGAAAATGCCCTGTACTTGGGCTTGCTGGGATGTGGCGTCAATGGAGGCAACGCCAGCCATGCCGAGCTGACCGTGGCCTGGAATGAGTGTGGCACTCAGCTTGTGCAt aATGACACCTACTACACGGCATCTGTTACCCTGTTCAACACCATGGATTCATACACCTCACCCAGTGGAACAGTGGAGGTGCCCAGAATACGGCTGGAGGTTCCCATCATGTGCACCTACATGAAGAGCATGCTTATCTCTGCTGACTTCGGCTCCATGGG GTATAACATGATCAAAGACATCATCATGGGCTTGGGGTCATTCCAGGTGACGGTGCAGCTGATGAATGGGACAGTGCCTCTACCCTACAACTACAGTTTGTCTTccgaggaggtggtggtggtggaggtcaGCCTGAACACCTCCTCAGAACAGATTAAAGTAATCATCAACAAGTGCTGGGCCACTCCTACCCCGAATCCTGCGGATACCTACAGCTACACCTTCCTGGAGAACAG CTGTTCCCTGAACACATACACCCGAGTTCTGATGAATGGGATCTCCAACACATCTCGCCTGTCTGTGCAGATATTCTCCATCGTCAACCTGGATGTGATCTATCTGCACTGCCAGGTCCACATCTGTGTGCAGATTGGATCAGATACCTGCGTCCCT GACTGTCTGCAAAGAACATCTCGATCTTCAAACACAATCGGCACAGCTTTCGGCACTTCTGGGCCTCTACTCAGATCAGAAGAAG TGTCCTTGGAGCAGGAATACAACACTCTCCATATAGTCGGCCTCTCCTGCCTTGGAATTGGTCTGTCGCTCTTCTTTATCGTGGGGTTTGTCTGCCTCTTCTACTACCAAAGGAACCGCATTGGACACTACAACTTCAGCCCCAAACCAAAGCAGGAAAACTTCAGCTACCTTGTCTTCAACACCTAG